CGTACTTATACAAATCAAGAACCGAAATATTTAAACTCACCAGAAACCCCAATATTTCAAAAAAGAAGATTATTGTATAATGTAGATTTAGCGCGAAAAGCAATCAGAAAAAATGATGAAGCTATATTATTAGAAGGATTCATGGATGTAATTAAAGCCGACAAAGCTGGACTTAAGCAAGTTATTGCTAGCATGGGTACCCAATTGTCACAGGACCATATTACATTTTTAAAAAAATTAACTAATAATATTACTTTAATGTTTGATGGCGACTTCGCTGGTAGTGAAGCCACTTTAAAAACAGGAAATAATTTATTGAAACAAGGATTTAATGTTTTTGTGGTTCAATTACCAAAAGATATGGATCCTGATGAGTATATTGGTAAACACGGGGAACAAGCATTTAATCATTATGTAGAACATGAAAAGAAAGCTTTTATTCTATATAAAGTAAATATGCACCAGGACGAAATTGAAAATAACGATTTAGCATACGAAAAATATCTCAAAGAAATTACGAATGATATTTCATATATGTCTTCTACAATTTTGCGTAAAAAAGTAATTCAAGATGTTTCAGAAGTGTTCAAAGTCAATTTAGATAGTCTAAACGATGAAATAGATAGTCAACATTCATATCATCAAATTCAATCCTATCAAGCGCCTTCTGTACCTCAATTTACTAATTTGTCTAAAGAACAAAAAGCTGAACGCGCTTTGCTCAAACACTTCATGAATGATAAGGATACATTTTTAAATTATCATAAGTTAATTGAACTAGAAGACTTTACAAATGAGTTTTTTAAGCGTATATTTAATACTTTACGCGAGTTTTATGCAGAGAATGATTCATTTAGTATTAGTGATGTATTACAGTACATTGATATTTCGGAAATTAAAGAAGCATTTATATCATTAGATAACTTTATGATAAATGAAGAACCGTATGAAAACGAAATCGATGACTACATTAATACCATAACAAAATATAGAACTTCTGAAACACTAGAATCTCTTAATAATAAATTAATAGAGGCTACTCGATTAGGGGATCAAACTTTACAAAAACAATATTTAGAACAAATAGTAAACTTCAATAAAAATAGAATGAATTAATAGTTAAACATCATTGCATATTTGACTATTACGGGATTAACAATGTTTAATATATGTCTTATTTGGAAATGAGTAGTAGTAATAAGCGTACTTAGAAATTATTACTACTAGTTGATATTATATTCGGGAGGCCTTTTCATGTCTGACAATAAAGTTAAAGTAAAAAAACAAACCATCGACCCATCTCTAACTTTAGAAGATGTTAAAAAACAATTGATCGAAAAAGGTAAAAAAGAAGGTCATCTTAGCCATGAAGAAATAGCAGAAAAACTGCAAAATTTTGAAATGGATCCAGACAATATGGATGACTTTTTTGATCAACTAAACGATAACGATATTAGTTTAGTGAATGAAAAAGATAGTTCAGATACTGATGATAAAATTAATCCAAACGATTTAAGTGCGCCTCCAGGTGTTAAAATTAACGACCCAGTGCGTATGTATTTAAAAGAAATTGGACGCGTTAATTTATTAAGTGCACAAGAAGAAATTGAATTGGCTAAAAAAATTGAACAAGGCGATGAAATAGCTAAATCTAGGTTAGCAGAAGCAAACTTACGACTTGTAGTTAGTATTGCTAAAAGATATGTAGGTCGCGGCATGTTATTCTTAGACTTAATCCAAGAAGGTAACATGGGTCTTATTAAAGCAGTAGAAAAATTTGACTTTAGTAAAGGATTCAAATTTTCAACTTATGCTACATGGTGGATCAGACAAGCAATCACTCGTGCGATTGCTGACCAAGCAAGAACAATACGTATACCAGTTCATATGGTTGAGACTATTAATAAGCTTATACGCGTACAAAGACAATTACTACAAGACTTAGGTAGAGATCCAGCACCAGAAGAAATTGGTGAAGAAATGGATTTGCCACCTGAAAAAGTACGTGAAATCTTAAAAATAGCACAAGAACCAGTATCATTAGAAACGCCTATTGGTGAAGAGGACGATAGTCACTTAGGCGATTTTATTGAAGACCAAGAAGCACAAAGTCCTTCAGACCACGCTGCTTATGAATTATTAAAAGAGCAATTAGAAGACGTACTTGATACGCTTACTGACCGAGAAGAAAACGTCTTGAGATTACGGTTTGGGCTTGATGATGGTAGAACGCGTACCCTTGAAGAAGTAGGTAAAGTCTTCGGCGTTACAAGAGAACGTATAAGACAAATCGAGGCTAAAGCATTGAGAAAATTGAGACATCCAAGTAGAAGTAAACGTCTTAAAGACTTTATGGATTAATTATTGGGCTCTTTTGTACAACTACGTGCAAAAGAGCTTTTTTCACATTAATTAGAGGAGTACAGTAATGATCACAATAAATAAACGATTACAAAAGGTTAGTGAATTTATTAAAGGCGAGTACATGGCTGATATTGGATCAGATCACGCTTATCTACCTATATATGCAGTTTCAAATAAACTTATAAGTAAAGCTATAGCAGGTGAAGTCATAAAGGGACCATTTGAGGCTTCTGAGCAAAACGTAAATGTACACCAATTAAATGATGTAATATCAGTTAAACTTGGAGATGGTTTATCAGTTTTGCCAGAGAACAATGACATAGACACTATTACTATTTGCGGTATGGGTGGCCCACTCATTGCTAAAATATTAGCAGAAGGGCGCAACAAATTAACAAATTATCCTAGATTGATTTTGCAAAGTAATATACAATCATATCCGATTAGGCTATGGCTAGAACAATTTGGATACACGATAACTAACGAAGAGATATTAGAAGAAAAAAAGCATATTTACGAAATTATTGTCGCTGATAAACTTAATTATGATATGGTACTAACTGAACAAGAACGCAAATTCGGACCGCAATTAATTCAAAATAAGAATAAATATTTTATAAAAAAATGGACTCGTGAATTGCAAGCATTAAAAACGATTGCACAGCAACTTGATGCTTCTACACACCAGTCTAGATTAAAAGAGGTCGAACAGGAAATCATACTAATAAAAGAGGTGCTTGGACATGAAAATTAATACACTTTTAAACATTATTAATAAACATGTTCCATTAGATACTGCAGAGGAATGGGATAATGTTGGATTATTAATAGGTGATAAAGAAAGTGAAGTTACCGGCATACTAACTACTTTAGATTGTACGAATGACGTAGTAGAAGAAGCCATCGCTCTTAACTACAATACAATTATTAGTCACCATCCATTGATATTCAAAGGCGTGAATAATATAGTCGAGAACGATGGTTATGGTGCTATTATTCGTAAGTTAATTAAAAGCAATATTAATTTAATTGCTTTACATACTAATTTAGATGTCTATAAATATGGTGTGAATAAAATGCTTGCCGATAAAATTGGATTGTCAAATTTATCTTTCTTGAACGAAGAAACACACGCATATTATAAAGTACAATTCTTTGTTCCTGAAGAGCACAAAGAATTGTTAAAAGGCAAACTTAGTGAACACGGATTAGCCACTGAAGGAGATTACGAACACTGCTTTTTCGAAAGTAAAGGCACAGGCAACTTTAAACCTGTGACGGGTGCTAAACCGTTTATCGGCAATATGGATGAAATTGAAGCAATTAAGGAATGTAAAGTCGAATTTATGATTAAAGCTAATCAAAAATCATTAGCGCAACAATTAATCGAACAATATCACCCATACGAAACGCCAGTCTATGACTTTATATCTATGACTAAAGTTGCTGATTATGGTTTAGGCATGATTGGTGAGTTAGATAAACCATTAACAGCTAAAGACTTTGCGGAATCGGTTAAAACAAGTTTGTCTATACCAAGCGTCCGTTTTACTGGTGACATAGAAAGTACAGTTAAACATGTAGCGATAATAGGTGGTTCGGGAATTGGATTTGAATATAAAGCAAATGCAAGCGGTGCCGATATTTTTATTACCGGGGACGTTAAACATCATGACGCCTTAGATGCGAAAACAAATGCAATAAACATATTAGATATTAATCATTACAGTGAATACGTAATGAAAGAGGGTTTGTTGGATCTATTACATGCTTGGTTAAAATGCAAAGACATAACTTTTAACATCAAAGCCTCAACTATTAATACTAATCCTTTCCAATATATATAATATGTTAACAACTAACAAACTTATTCAAATTTAATGACAGTTGTTTTATAATGAATAAGATGAACTATAAGGAGGGCCAAAACGTGGCTAACCATCCATTTGAAAATTTTAATTTAGACACAGAATTAATCACAGCAATAAAAGATTTAAACTTTAACAAACCGACTGAAATCCAAAGTCGAGTGATTCCTAAAATTATTAAAGGAACAAGTATTATCGGACAATCTCAAACAGGTACGGGTAAATCTCATGCTTTCTTATTACCATTGATGCAGCGCATCGATAGTTCTATTAATGAACCTCAAGCAATTATCGTAGCTCCTACACGTGAATTAGCACAACAATTATTCGATGCAGCAAGCCATCTCACTAAATTTAAAGAAAATATATCTGTTAAATTATTTATTGGTGGTACAGATATTGAAAAAGATCGACAACGTGCCAAAAAGCAACCTCATTTAGTTATAGGTACGCCAACTAGAATTAATGATTTAGCTAAAAACGGAGAGTTGCATGCTCATCTAGCATCATATTTAGTTATTGATGAAGCCGACTTAATGATTGATTTAGGTTTAATTGAAGAAGTAGATTTAATTGCGGCACGTTTAGATGAGGAAGCAAGAATTGCAGTATTTAGTGCGACAATTCCAAAATCTTTACATCCATTTTTAAACAAATATTTAGAGCAACCGGAATTTATCGAAATAGAAAAGCCATCACAAAATAAAGAAAACATTGAATTTTACCTAATACCTACAAAAAGTGAAGATAAAGTTGAAAAAACTTTAAAATTAATGAATGTTATACATCCATATTTAGGTATTGTTTTTTGTAATAGTCGTGATAGCGCAAATGATTTGGCTAAACAAATTAATGAAGCTGGCGTTAAAGTTGGTATGATTCATGGTGGCTTAACACCACGTGAAAGAAAGCAACAAATGAAACGTATTAGAAATCTAGAATTTCAATATGTTATCGCTAGTGATTTAGCTTCAAGAGGTATCGACATACCTGGTGTGAGCCATGTAATTAACTTTGATGTGCCGAATGAAATTGACTTCTTCACACATCGTGTTGGTCGTACAGGGCGTGGTCAATATCACGGTGTGGCCATTACATTATACAGTCCAGATGAAGAAGAAAATATTGCGTTAATTGAAGAACGTGGTTATACATTTAACGACGTTGATATTAAAGACGATGAACTTAAAGCTATTAAGGCACACAATAAACGTAAAGTAAGAAAGAAACAAGATAACCAATTAACAAATCAAATTAAAAATAAAGTTAAACGAAACAATAAAAATAAAGTTAAACCTGGCTACAAAAAGAAATTTAAACAAGAGGTCGAAAACTTAAAACGTCAAGAGCGCAAACAATATAGTAAGCGTCAAAATAGACTAGCCCGTAAAAATAAAAAAGGATAGGTGATTGTTATGTTACTAGGCTCTCATGTTTCAATGAGTGGTAAAAAGATGTTAGAAGGTTCAGCAGAAGAAGCACATAAATTTGGTGAATCAACTTTCATGATTTATACCGGTGCCCCTCAAAATACGCGTAGAAAACCTATAGAAGATTTGAATATTACTAAAGGACATGAAGCTATGGAGAACTATGGTCTATCAAATATAGTTGTACATGCACCTTACATTATTAATATAGCTAACACTGAGAAACCACATGTTTTTAACTTAGGCGTTGAATTTTTACAAAATGAAATCGAGCGCACTGAAGCTATTGGGGCAAAAGACATCGTCTTACATCCTGGTTCGCATGTAGGTGCCGGTGCAGAAGTTGGCATTAAAAAAATAATAGAAGGTTTAAATGAAGTGTTAACACAAGATAATGATGTCAGAATCGCTTTAGAAACAATGGCGGGTAAAGGTTCGGAAATTGGACGTAGCTTTGAAGAATTAGCTCAAATCATCGATGGCGTGCACAATAATGAACGCCTGTCAGTTTGTTTTGACACTTGTCATACTAATGACGCTGGTTACAACGTAAAAGAAGATTTTGACGGTGTAATTAATGAATTCGATAAGATAATTGGTATCGATAGAATTAAAGTTTTACATGTTAATGATAGTAAAAATCCAATCGGTGCACACAAAGACCGCCATGAAAATATCGGCTTTGGTCATATTGGTTTTGACGCATTAAATTATGTAATTCATCATGAAACATTTAAAGAAATCCCTAAAATTTTAGAAACACCTTATGTAGGCGAAGATAAAAAAAACAAGAAACCGCCATATAAATATGAAATTGACATGATAAAGAATCAACAATTTGATCCCAATTTAAAAGAAAAGATTTTACAACAGTAATATTAATAAAATTAAGGTAATCGTACTAACTAGTAATAAGATAAATGTTTAATTACTAAGTGTGCGGTTACCTTTTGTAGTTAAGTCGTAAACATTACTATTTACATAATGGTTCTCACATTGTATAGTATTAGTCGAGGTGAAATCATGACTACGCCAGTATTCGAATTAAAAAATTTAAATTATGCTTTCGATAATAAGAAAGTCCTCGATAATATTAATATTAAAATTAGTCGAGGTGAGTTTTTAGCTGTTGTTGGACCAAATGGTGCAGGGAAATCAACATTGCTAAAATTAATTTTAGGTCTTTTGCCTCTGCAAAGTGGCAAAATTTTTGTGGATGGTAAAGATTATAAAGGGAAACAATCAATGTTAAAAATTAGTTATGTATCGCAAAAGGCACTCGCATTTAAATCAGGTTTTCCTGCTAGTGTAAAAGAGGTCGTCCTTAGCGGTCTAACGAAGCGCAAAAAATTAATGCGCTGGTTCAATCGTAATGATGAACAAAAAGTTAATACAGTTTTAAAACGATTAAATATCGAACATTTAAGCAGTGCAAATATTGCTGAATTATCAGGTGGTCAACAACAAAGAATACTTATTGCCAGAGCCTTAATAAGTAATCCTACAGTTTTAATACTCGATGAGCCCACTAATGGTATTGATGCAAAACATGTTAATGATTTTTACAATACTTTAAACCAATTAAAAGAAGAAGGCGTAACAATCATTTTAGTAACACATGATATTGGTGTAGTTGCTGATACTGCGACTGAAGTAGCATGTCTAAATAAACACTTGCATTTCCACGGTTCTACCGAAGAATTTAAATCCTTAGACGAAGTACAAATTTCAAAAATCTATGGACACCCTATTAAATTCGTAGACCATCAACATGATAGGGAGTGTTGTACAAATGATTGATGCGTTATTGAATTTTGATTTTATGAGATATTCATTGTTAAGTGGTTTATTAGTTGGTTTTATTGCTCCACTTATAGGTGCTTTTATAGTAGTTAGAAGGTTATCTCTAATAGCAGATGCATTAAGCCATGTGACACTTGGAGGCATCTCATTTGGTATGTTTTTAATAACAGTATTACCAGTATTAACATTTATAAATCCTATGTGGTGTGGTATTTTATTTGCCATCATTGGTGCTCTATTAATTGAAAAACTTAGAACATCGTATAGTAATTACCAAGAAATTGCGATACCTATTATTATGAGCGCAGGTATAGCATTAAGTGCTATATTTATCTCGTTAGCAGATGGTTTTAATCAAGAAATAGTAGGATTATTATTTGGTTCTATTAGTGCAGTTTCACTAAGTGATTTATTAACAATTGTAGCAATCGTAGCTATTGTCTTACTTTTTGTTTTAGCCTTTTACAAAGAATTATTTATCTTATCTTTTGATGAAGAATATAGTAAAGTCATTGGCATCCCAAAATGGATACAGTTTTTATTTATAGCAATTGTAGCTATGGTAATATCTGCATCTATGCGCGTAGTTGGTATACTTTTAGTTAGTGCGTTAATAACTTTGCCTGTAGCCATTTCTATGAGAGTTACAAAAGGTTTTAAACAACTTATATTATTTAGTATAATTATTGGTGAATTAGCCGTTGTAATCGGGTTAATTTTAGCATTTTATATTAACATATCTCCTGGTGGGGTTATCGTTGTTTTATTAGTGTTGATGTTAGCTTGCACAATGCTGTATCAAAAACTAAACCTTCGACATAAAAAAGGAGTTGAAGCAGATGAAAACTGAAGAAGCTATTCAAATTCTTAAACAAGATGGTCATAAGTATACAGATAAACGTCGTGACATGCTGAATATTTTTGTAGAAGAAGATAAATATATTAATGCAAAGCATGTACAACATCAAATGGATACAAACTATCCAGGCATTTCATTTGATACTATTTATAGGAATCTGCATTTATTCAAAGAATTAAATATTATAGAAGGTACTGAACTAGATGGTGAAATGAAATTCAGAATTGCTTGTACTGATCATCACCATCATCATTTTATATGTGAATGTTGTGGTGATACAAAAGTAATTGAATTTTGTCCTATGGATGCCATCCAAAAAAAACTGCCTAATGTAGAAATAAACACACATAAATTAGAAGTATATGGCATTTGTGAAAAATGTTTATAACTATAATATGGAACTGGTTTTCTATAAATATAGAAGACCAGTTCTTTTTTTAGGATGTAATTATTAACTAATCGTAATAAAATGCCCTTTATTAAAATTGTATATATAGTCCATTGGTCTGAATTACTGTCAAACATACATTTTATAAAGTTAATATGTTTAAAAATCCCCAATTTGAGATATAATATAAGAGTAACAAAGATGACAATTTATTAATTACATGTCTGATTAAAATGATAAGCATTTTAATTGTTGTCATATATAATAATTGTTATGCTTTATTTAACATTAATTAGGAGGATGATTATTTATGGCTTTTGAATTACCAAATTTACCTTATGAGTTTGATGCGTTAGAACCACACATCGATAAAGAAACGATGGAAATTCACCATGATAAACACCATAACACTTATGTAACAAAATTAAACGCAGCAATTGAAGAAACTGACTTAGAATCTAAGTCAATCGAAGAAATTATTGCAAATTTAGACAGCGTTCCTGAAAACATTCAAACAGCTGTTCGTAATAATGGTGGGGGACATATAAACCACTCATTATTCTGGGAATTATTAACTCCTAACTCTGAAGAAAAAGGTACTGTAGTTGATAAGATTAAAGAACAATGGGGTTCTTTAGATGCCTTTAAAGAAGAATTTGCTGACAAAGCTGCAGGACGTTTCGGTTCAGGTTGGGCATGGTTAGTAGTTAATAACGGTAACTTAGAAATCGTCACTACACCTAATCAAGACAATCCATTAACTGAAGGCAAAACACCTATCTTAGGTTTAGATGTTTGGGAACACGCATATTACCTTAAATATCAAAACAAACGTCCAGATTACATTAGTGCATTCTGGAACGTAGTTAACTGGGAAAAAGTTGACGAATTATACAATGCAGCTAAATAATTTTATTTAGTTTATGGCAGCCTTTATAGAGGCTGTCATTTTTTTTATTAAAATTATAGAAAAATAAAGTAATTTAATATATCATTTGAAGAGAGAACTATTGAATAGAGGTAGGTTGATTTGTTAAAACGTTTAAAAGAAAAGTCAAATGATGAAAAGATAAGAAATACTATGAATAAAAGGGTTAGCTTTGTTTTTGGGCTAATTGTTTTTATTTTTGCTATTATTGTACTGCGATTAGGTTATTTGCAAATTGCCCAAGGTTCTCATTATAAACAGCAAATTAAAAATAGTGAAAATATAACTGTTAATGAGTCAGTGCCTAGGGGTAGAATACTTGATAGAAATGGTAAAGTCATTGTAGATAATGCATCAAAGATGGCAATTACATATACACGCGGTAAAAAAACATCACAAGCTGAAGTTTTAACTACTGCGCGCAAGTTATCTCAACTTATTCACATGGATACTGATCAAGTTACTGATAGAGATAAACAGGATTATTGGATTCAAAAGCACCCCAATAAATCTAAATCTATGATGAAGCATGAGCAAAGTCTATTAAATGATGGCAGTATTTCACAAGAACAATATGACAATACTTTACATAAAAAAATAACATCAAAACAATTGAATAGTTTATCAGACAAAGATTTACAAGTCCTTGCTATATATCGTGAGATGATGTCTGGTTCAACATTAAACCCACAAATCATTAAAAATGATAACGTCACGAAAAAAGAATATGCTGCCGTGTCACAAAAGTTAAAGCAATTACCTGGCGTAAACACTAGTACTGATTGGGATAGAAAATATCCTTATGGAGATACTTTGAGAGGCGTATTAGGTGATGTATCGACTTCTAAAGAAGGTATTCCAAAAGAGTTAACAGATAAATATTTATCAAAAGGTTATTCTCGTAATGATCGTGTAGGAAAATCTTATCTAGAATATCAATATGAAGACATTCTCAAAGGTAAAAAAAAGGAAATGAAATATACTACTGATAAGTCAGGAGATATTATAAATTCTAAAGTTGTTAATCCTGGTTCTCGTGGGGATGACTTAGTATTAAGTATTGATATCGATTTACAACGTAAAACTGAGAAATATCTTAAAGAACAAATTAGTAAATTACGTAGTCAAGGCGCTAATAATATGGATAATGCCTTAATGGTCGTGCAAAATCCTAATAATGGTGATATTTTAGCGATGGTAGGTAAACAAATTCATAAAGATGGTAGTATGACCGATTATGATATAGGGACATTTACTTCCCAATATGCTGTTGGGTCATCAGTTAAGGGTGGAACGTTATTAGCTGGTTACCAAAATAATGCTATCAAAGTTGGCGAAAAAATGGTCGATGAACCATTGAAATTTGCTGGCGGATTACAAAAACATTCATACTTTAACCAAAATGGTAAAGTTACGATTGACGATAAACAAGCTTTAATGCATTCATCAAACGTTTATATGTTTAAAACTGCATTAAAAATAGCAGGCCATCCATATTTACCAAATATGAACTTACCATCAGACATTACTGAGGCCGGTCAAAAATTGCGTAAAGGGTTAAATCAAGTTGGTCTTGGCGTTAAGACAGGTATCGATTTACCAAATGAAACTAGTGGTCAGATTGAACCTTTAAATAACAATCCTGGTAATTACCTTGACTTAGCGATTGGACAATATGATACTTATACGCCAATGCAATTGTCACAATATGTATCTACAATTGCTAATAACGGTTATAGAATTCAACCACATATTGGTTTAGAAATTAGAAATGCAACAAATCAAGATACATTAGGACCTGTTAAGCAAAAAATTAAAGGCAATGTATTAAATAAAGTTAATAACACCAATGAACAAATGAATGAAGTTCAAAAAGGTTTCAAGATGGTATTTAACGAAACACCAGGTACTGGTTATGAAAGTTTCCATAATACGGATGTGCCTTCTGCAGGTAAAACTGGTACAGCCGAAGTATTCCAAGATGGAAAACCAAGAGTAAATTCAACTTACATCGGCTATGCACCAATTGAGAATCCAAAATTAGCGTTCTCGATAGTCTATACTAATCAACCGGTGCCAGAACCATGGTTAAACGGCGGAGATGTTGGCAAAAATATAATAAACGACTATTTTAAAAATAAAGATAAATAATGGTGGAAACGGTAAATACTAATCATTTATTATTTGAAGAGCGATATCAAGCAATTTATTTAAAAATAAATACTTTTCAATTTTTCAAGTAAGTGGTATGATAAATAGGTCGTATTTTGAAAAGGTAAGGAGGAATTAGCATGCGCGTAAACGTAACATTAGCTTGCACAGAATGTGGAGAAAGAAACTACATTACAACTAAAAATAAACGTACTAATCCTGAACGAATCGAAATGAAAAAACACTGTGCTCGTGATAACAAACACACAATGCACCGTGAAACAAAATAATTCGTCTAAAAACTAGGTTCTTATGAACCTAGTTTTTTATTTTCAATGAAAAAGTATCAGTTAAATGACATTATAATTAAGAAACGTTATAATATTGTCAGTATAGTAACGAAGAGGGTGAGCATTTGACTAAAGTTAAAATGAGAAAACAGATGCTTAATAAAATGAAATCATTTTCAGGCACTAACAAACAATTAGCTGATGATTCTTTAGCTAGACAATTATATGAAACAACTTTTTATCAAGAAGCACAAAAGGTAGGTATTGTTTTATCAATGCCTCATGAAGTAAATACATACAAAATAATTAAACATATGTTTGAAGATAAAAAACAAGTTTTTGTTCCTGAAACAAACTACGAACTTCATTCTATGATATTTAAAGAAATTACTGATTTAGCCACTATTGAATTAGATAGTAAAGGTATTAATCATGTGATTGCCGATAATCAAACTACAGAGAATTTAGATTTATTAATTGTACCTGGCATTATATTTAATCAGCACGGATATCGAATTGGTTATGGTGGAGGGTATTTCGATAAATACCTAGCTAAC
The genomic region above belongs to Staphylococcus durrellii and contains:
- a CDS encoding Fur family transcriptional regulator, coding for MKTEEAIQILKQDGHKYTDKRRDMLNIFVEEDKYINAKHVQHQMDTNYPGISFDTIYRNLHLFKELNIIEGTELDGEMKFRIACTDHHHHHFICECCGDTKVIEFCPMDAIQKKLPNVEINTHKLEVYGICEKCL
- a CDS encoding superoxide dismutase, which gives rise to MAFELPNLPYEFDALEPHIDKETMEIHHDKHHNTYVTKLNAAIEETDLESKSIEEIIANLDSVPENIQTAVRNNGGGHINHSLFWELLTPNSEEKGTVVDKIKEQWGSLDAFKEEFADKAAGRFGSGWAWLVVNNGNLEIVTTPNQDNPLTEGKTPILGLDVWEHAYYLKYQNKRPDYISAFWNVVNWEKVDELYNAAK
- a CDS encoding peptidoglycan D,D-transpeptidase FtsI family protein produces the protein MLKRLKEKSNDEKIRNTMNKRVSFVFGLIVFIFAIIVLRLGYLQIAQGSHYKQQIKNSENITVNESVPRGRILDRNGKVIVDNASKMAITYTRGKKTSQAEVLTTARKLSQLIHMDTDQVTDRDKQDYWIQKHPNKSKSMMKHEQSLLNDGSISQEQYDNTLHKKITSKQLNSLSDKDLQVLAIYREMMSGSTLNPQIIKNDNVTKKEYAAVSQKLKQLPGVNTSTDWDRKYPYGDTLRGVLGDVSTSKEGIPKELTDKYLSKGYSRNDRVGKSYLEYQYEDILKGKKKEMKYTTDKSGDIINSKVVNPGSRGDDLVLSIDIDLQRKTEKYLKEQISKLRSQGANNMDNALMVVQNPNNGDILAMVGKQIHKDGSMTDYDIGTFTSQYAVGSSVKGGTLLAGYQNNAIKVGEKMVDEPLKFAGGLQKHSYFNQNGKVTIDDKQALMHSSNVYMFKTALKIAGHPYLPNMNLPSDITEAGQKLRKGLNQVGLGVKTGIDLPNETSGQIEPLNNNPGNYLDLAIGQYDTYTPMQLSQYVSTIANNGYRIQPHIGLEIRNATNQDTLGPVKQKIKGNVLNKVNNTNEQMNEVQKGFKMVFNETPGTGYESFHNTDVPSAGKTGTAEVFQDGKPRVNSTYIGYAPIENPKLAFSIVYTNQPVPEPWLNGGDVGKNIINDYFKNKDK
- the rpmG gene encoding 50S ribosomal protein L33; protein product: MRVNVTLACTECGERNYITTKNKRTNPERIEMKKHCARDNKHTMHRETK
- a CDS encoding 5-formyltetrahydrofolate cyclo-ligase, which translates into the protein MTKVKMRKQMLNKMKSFSGTNKQLADDSLARQLYETTFYQEAQKVGIVLSMPHEVNTYKIIKHMFEDKKQVFVPETNYELHSMIFKEITDLATIELDSKGINHVIADNQTTENLDLLIVPGIIFNQHGYRIGYGGGYFDKYLANHKQDTISLIYDFQIDAFEIEGHDQPVDAIIIATT